A stretch of the Acidimicrobiales bacterium genome encodes the following:
- a CDS encoding GGDEF domain-containing protein, with translation MRSVPGTARGRNELASLAWRLGSLQLTRLVMAALAVAAAASLPGYVPSTRPVVVTSLAFALLTSVLEAVRRRYRVRSLALLSSTLLLDGVWVAVVLSGGGGLFGPLGVLVHLHVVAVTVLLSWRTGLKVAVWHLLLQLVSAYDGFEWLNAGSGDERSLAFSGLAVVLLAAAAAWYSALNEQALRRGKAELAALVALTESLEVADTAGDIRAALLRHVTERLGFRRAALVDHTAAGAAGAVVDRRTSVLFESAVPIPPPALRHPSEAGVRTGTRGVRLVRTLDPDAASDRLADALLPAATNVVVVPLTVEGQLVATLYAEWGGHRRRVAAQTVAVLVQSCTHAAQSLRSERLRSEVEWLATRDPLTGVYNRAVFDERLTELVASAQRTERPLSLIVLDVDHFKAVNDGFGHQAGDGVLRVVGETLIANSRNDDVAARFGGDEFAVLLPGVAGPTALAVAERLRASISRDVPLGGITVSAGVATLPRRGGSPQQLLAAADVALYQSKRDGRDRSSRFEEPHVTLALPGA, from the coding sequence GTGAGGTCGGTCCCCGGCACGGCGCGGGGCCGCAACGAGCTGGCCTCGCTGGCCTGGCGGCTGGGGTCGCTCCAGCTGACCCGGCTCGTGATGGCCGCCCTCGCCGTCGCCGCCGCCGCCAGCCTGCCCGGCTACGTCCCGTCCACCCGGCCGGTCGTCGTCACGTCGCTGGCGTTCGCGCTGCTCACCTCGGTGCTGGAGGCCGTGCGCCGCCGCTACCGGGTCCGCAGCCTGGCCCTGCTGTCGTCGACCCTGCTCCTCGACGGCGTGTGGGTGGCCGTCGTGCTGTCCGGCGGCGGCGGCCTGTTCGGCCCGCTCGGCGTGCTCGTCCACCTCCACGTCGTCGCCGTGACCGTGCTGCTCTCGTGGCGCACCGGGCTGAAGGTGGCGGTGTGGCACCTCCTCCTCCAGCTGGTGTCGGCCTACGACGGGTTCGAGTGGCTGAACGCCGGCTCCGGCGACGAGCGGTCGCTGGCCTTCAGCGGGCTGGCCGTCGTGCTGCTGGCGGCGGCCGCCGCCTGGTATTCCGCGCTGAACGAGCAGGCCCTGCGGCGGGGCAAGGCCGAGCTCGCCGCGCTCGTCGCCCTCACCGAGTCGCTCGAGGTGGCCGACACGGCCGGCGACATCCGGGCCGCGCTGCTCCGCCACGTGACCGAGCGGCTGGGCTTCCGGCGGGCCGCGCTGGTCGACCACACGGCCGCCGGCGCGGCCGGCGCCGTCGTGGACCGCCGGACCAGCGTGCTGTTCGAGTCGGCCGTGCCCATCCCGCCGCCCGCGCTCCGCCACCCGTCCGAGGCCGGCGTGCGGACCGGGACGAGAGGCGTGCGCCTCGTCCGCACCCTCGACCCCGACGCCGCGTCCGACCGGCTGGCCGACGCCCTGTTGCCGGCGGCGACCAACGTCGTCGTCGTGCCCCTGACCGTCGAGGGCCAGCTCGTCGCCACCCTGTACGCCGAGTGGGGCGGCCACCGCCGCCGGGTGGCGGCCCAGACCGTCGCCGTCCTCGTGCAGTCGTGCACCCACGCCGCCCAGTCGCTGCGCAGCGAGCGGCTGCGGTCCGAGGTCGAGTGGCTGGCGACCCGGGACCCGCTCACCGGCGTCTACAACCGGGCCGTGTTCGACGAGCGCCTCACCGAGCTGGTGGCGTCGGCCCAGCGCACCGAGCGGCCGCTCAGCCTGATCGTGCTCGACGTCGACCACTTCAAGGCCGTCAACGACGGGTTCGGCCACCAGGCCGGCGACGGGGTGCTGCGGGTGGTCGGCGAGACCCTGATCGCCAACTCCCGCAACGACGACGTGGCCGCCCGCTTCGGCGGCGACGAGTTCGCCGTGCTCCTCCCCGGCGTCGCCGGGCCTACCGCCCTCGCCGTGGCCGAGCGCCTGCGGGCCTCGATCAGCCGGGACGTGCCCCTCGGCGGCATCACGGTCAGCGCCGGGGTGGCGACCCTGCCGAGGCGGGGCGGCTCGCCCCAGCAGCTGCTGGCCGCGGCCGACGTCGCCCTGTACCAGTCGAAGCGGGACGGCCGGGACCGGTCGAGCCGCTTCGAGGAGCCGCACGTCACCCTGGCGCTCCCCGGCGCCTGA